From a single Haladaptatus sp. R4 genomic region:
- a CDS encoding 50S ribosomal protein L11 yields MVDTIEVLVPGGQANPGPPLGPELGPTAVNVQEVVNEINEQTAAFDGTEVPVTVFVEDDGGFSLEIGVPPTAALVKDEAGFDTGSGEPQKDFVADLSIDQVKKIAEQKKPDLLAYDTKNAAKEVVGTCASLGVTIEGDDAREFKAKVDAGEYDDALAA; encoded by the coding sequence ATGGTAGATACGATAGAAGTACTCGTCCCCGGTGGACAGGCCAACCCCGGCCCACCACTCGGCCCGGAACTCGGCCCGACGGCGGTCAACGTGCAGGAAGTCGTCAACGAGATCAACGAGCAGACGGCTGCGTTCGACGGCACGGAAGTGCCGGTCACCGTCTTCGTCGAGGACGACGGCGGCTTCAGCCTCGAAATCGGTGTCCCGCCGACGGCGGCGCTCGTCAAGGACGAGGCCGGATTCGATACTGGCAGCGGCGAACCCCAGAAGGATTTCGTCGCCGACCTCTCCATCGACCAAGTGAAAAAGATCGCCGAACAGAAGAAACCCGACCTCCTCGCCTACGACACGAAGAACGCGGCGAAGGAAGTCGTCGGAACGTGTGCCTCGCTCGGTGTCACCATCGAGGGCGACGACGCACGCGAGTTCAAAGCCAAAGTGGACGCCGGCGAGTACGACGACGCGCTCGCGGCGTAA
- a CDS encoding 50S ribosomal protein L1, protein MANNEIEQAVSRALEDSPERNFRETVDLAINLRDLDLNDPSNRVDESIVLPSGTGQDTKIVVFAEGETALRAEDVADDVLSGDELEDLGDDNDAAKDLADETDFFIAEASMMQDIGRYLGTVLGPRGKMPTPLQPDDDVVETVNRMKNTVQLRSGDRRTFHTLVGAEDMSAEDISDNIDVIVRRLHSNLEKGPLNVDTIYVKTTMGPSVEVA, encoded by the coding sequence ATGGCAAATAATGAGATAGAGCAAGCAGTCTCTCGCGCACTCGAGGACTCACCTGAGCGGAATTTCCGCGAAACGGTGGACCTCGCAATCAACTTGCGCGACCTCGATTTAAACGATCCGTCGAATCGTGTCGACGAGAGTATCGTACTCCCGTCCGGAACCGGCCAAGATACCAAGATTGTCGTCTTCGCGGAGGGTGAGACAGCCCTTCGTGCGGAGGACGTCGCGGACGACGTTCTCTCGGGCGACGAACTGGAAGACTTGGGCGATGACAACGACGCGGCAAAGGACCTCGCGGACGAAACGGACTTCTTCATCGCCGAGGCGTCGATGATGCAAGACATCGGTCGATACCTCGGTACCGTTCTCGGTCCGCGCGGTAAGATGCCGACGCCGTTGCAACCCGACGACGACGTCGTCGAGACCGTCAACCGGATGAAAAACACCGTCCAGCTTCGGAGCGGCGACCGACGAACGTTCCACACGCTCGTCGGCGCGGAAGACATGTCCGCCGAGGACATCTCCGACAACATCGACGTTATCGTTCGGCGTCTTCACTCCAATCTGGAGAAAGGACCGCTCAACGTCGATACTATCTACGTGAAAACGACGATGGGACCGTCGGTGGAGGTTGCCTAG
- the rpl12p gene encoding 50S ribosomal protein P1 → MEYIYAALILNESGEEINEDNLTDVLDAAGVDVEESRVKALVAALEDVDIEEAVEQAAAVPAGGAAAPAGGDDEGAADEAEEEEAAEEEEDDEDEDAGGEGLGELFG, encoded by the coding sequence ATGGAATACATCTACGCAGCACTCATCCTGAACGAATCGGGCGAAGAGATCAACGAAGACAACCTCACGGACGTGCTCGACGCTGCTGGCGTCGACGTCGAAGAGTCCCGCGTCAAGGCGCTCGTCGCCGCACTCGAAGACGTGGACATCGAGGAGGCCGTCGAACAGGCCGCCGCCGTCCCCGCTGGTGGTGCCGCTGCACCTGCCGGTGGCGACGACGAAGGCGCTGCTGACGAAGCCGAAGAAGAGGAAGCCGCTGAAGAAGAAGAAGACGACGAGGACGAGGACGCCGGTGGCGAGGGCCTCGGCGAACTCTTCGGCTAA
- a CDS encoding DHHA1 domain-containing protein yields MTHAPAEPYRTSFEATVSAVDGTDIVLSETYFYAESGGQPADRGTLDGIQVVDVQKRDGEVVHSLETTPDFAEGDEINGQIDEEFRTYCMRSHTASHVLYGAGRRILDDLGYGGFDIGEEKIRVDFQTSTDIDDGVLAELERLTNRAVWDSIPISWEQLPKEEALEREEIAFNTKTEEGVLSGSNTVRVVDIDGWDVAACGGTHVENTREIGPVTILDRSNPGEGMTRVEFAVGPPAIRTRTEEKLSALDAARTAGTGIGDLPDEIARLTDEIDALEAEVADAKSQLVGATIAELAEETVVRNGHEWLVGTIDGVGPNELSDRVRELAGETADVVALAGKDGSTFIVVGTAGEVDAGDVVDDVTAEFGGGGGGSPAFAQGGGLSADPDEVVAYLRE; encoded by the coding sequence ATGACTCACGCGCCAGCAGAGCCGTATCGAACGAGCTTCGAGGCGACCGTTTCGGCCGTCGATGGCACCGATATCGTCCTTTCGGAGACGTATTTTTACGCCGAGAGCGGCGGCCAACCGGCCGATAGGGGAACGCTCGACGGGATTCAAGTCGTGGACGTACAGAAACGAGACGGCGAGGTGGTTCACAGCCTCGAAACGACGCCCGACTTCGCCGAGGGGGACGAAATCAACGGCCAGATCGACGAGGAGTTTCGCACCTACTGCATGCGCTCGCACACGGCGAGTCACGTCCTGTACGGTGCGGGTCGGCGAATCTTGGACGATCTCGGCTACGGTGGCTTCGACATCGGCGAGGAGAAGATTCGCGTCGATTTCCAGACCTCGACGGACATCGACGACGGGGTTCTCGCGGAACTCGAACGCCTGACGAACCGCGCGGTATGGGACTCGATACCCATTTCGTGGGAACAACTCCCGAAGGAGGAAGCGCTGGAACGGGAGGAAATCGCGTTCAACACCAAAACGGAAGAGGGCGTGTTGAGCGGTTCGAACACGGTTCGCGTGGTCGATATCGACGGCTGGGACGTGGCGGCCTGTGGCGGCACGCACGTCGAGAACACCCGCGAAATCGGCCCGGTGACGATCCTCGACCGGTCGAACCCCGGCGAGGGCATGACGCGCGTGGAGTTCGCCGTCGGCCCGCCAGCCATCCGCACGCGGACGGAGGAGAAACTGAGCGCGCTGGACGCCGCACGAACCGCGGGCACCGGAATCGGAGATCTACCCGACGAAATCGCCCGTCTCACCGACGAAATCGATGCACTCGAAGCCGAGGTGGCCGACGCGAAATCGCAACTCGTCGGGGCGACCATCGCGGAACTCGCGGAGGAGACCGTCGTCCGGAACGGTCACGAGTGGCTGGTCGGAACCATCGACGGCGTCGGCCCGAACGAACTGAGCGACAGGGTACGGGAACTCGCGGGCGAGACGGCCGACGTGGTCGCGCTCGCCGGAAAGGACGGTTCGACGTTCATCGTCGTCGGTACTGCTGGCGAGGTCGATGCTGGCGACGTGGTGGACGACGTAACAGCCGAGTTCGGCGGCGGCGGTGGCGGCAGTCCGGCGTTCGCACAGGGCGGCGGCCTGTCGGCGGACCCGGACGAAGTCGTGGCGTATCTGCGGGAATAG
- a CDS encoding multiprotein-bridging factor 1 family protein, which produces MAKYSTGNSSGNGSGGSCELCGKASDSLTEASVAGATLQVCKDCASHNDAAEPKEERKTGGNQLSEQDRKRRAAQRTARMDDARKGDARHWEEEGTSYDSDPLPYLVSDYGDRVVEARQEAGLQSGELADELGIDEDDLLAVEQSRANRASVGGSVIEALEERLDLTLSESA; this is translated from the coding sequence ATGGCCAAATACTCGACCGGGAACTCGTCCGGAAACGGTAGCGGCGGTTCCTGTGAACTCTGCGGGAAAGCCTCCGACTCGCTGACCGAGGCGAGTGTCGCAGGCGCAACCCTGCAGGTCTGCAAGGACTGCGCGAGTCACAACGACGCCGCGGAACCGAAGGAAGAGCGGAAAACGGGCGGAAACCAGTTGAGCGAGCAGGATCGCAAACGGCGCGCCGCACAGCGCACGGCGCGCATGGACGACGCCCGCAAGGGAGATGCACGCCACTGGGAAGAGGAAGGGACGAGCTACGACAGCGACCCGCTCCCGTATCTCGTCTCCGACTACGGCGACCGCGTCGTCGAGGCACGACAGGAGGCCGGACTGCAGTCCGGCGAACTCGCGGACGAACTCGGAATCGATGAAGACGACCTGCTCGCAGTCGAACAGAGTCGAGCCAACCGCGCGAGCGTCGGCGGGTCGGTCATCGAGGCGCTGGAGGAGCGCCTCGACCTGACGTTGTCGGAGTCGGCGTAG
- a CDS encoding molybdopterin-binding protein, with amino-acid sequence MLSARNRLDGEVVAVETGDVTAEVILDVGDDEVAAVITRESAENLEIEEGMELTAVVKATDVMVRSD; translated from the coding sequence ATGCTCAGCGCACGAAATCGACTCGACGGAGAAGTGGTGGCGGTGGAAACGGGCGACGTAACCGCGGAAGTGATTCTGGACGTCGGTGACGACGAGGTCGCCGCCGTCATCACCCGCGAATCGGCCGAGAACCTCGAAATCGAGGAGGGGATGGAACTGACCGCCGTGGTCAAGGCGACAGACGTGATGGTCCGGTCGGACTGA
- the fni gene encoding type 2 isopentenyl-diphosphate Delta-isomerase — MEPETSDRKDDHIEIILEEDVETPGSGFSDVQLIHEALPEIHRDDIDTSIEFCGHELAAPIVIESMTGGHPNTTKINRALAQAAQETGIAMGVGSQRAGLEKPDDEALMESFTVVRDVAPDAFLYGNIGAAQLAEYGVEGVERAVEMIDADAMAIHLNFLQEAAQPEGDIDARDCLQQVETVASELSVPVIVKETGSGISNATARRLTDAGADVLDVAGKGGTTWSGVEAYRASAVGADRHAKIGNLFRSWGIPTAVSTVEAANAHSCVVASGGVRSGLDIAKAIALGAQAGGLAKPFLQPAGRGSEAVIDLIGDLRAELTTAMFVSGSSSVAELQETEYVLLGRTKEFIDQRRDGGQ, encoded by the coding sequence ATGGAACCAGAAACGTCCGACCGAAAGGACGATCACATCGAGATCATACTCGAAGAGGACGTCGAGACGCCCGGCAGCGGGTTTTCCGACGTACAGTTGATCCACGAGGCGCTCCCCGAGATTCATCGTGACGACATCGACACGTCCATCGAATTCTGCGGTCACGAACTCGCCGCCCCCATCGTCATCGAGAGCATGACCGGCGGCCATCCGAACACGACGAAGATCAATCGAGCGTTGGCGCAGGCAGCACAGGAGACTGGGATCGCGATGGGCGTCGGCAGTCAACGTGCAGGGTTGGAGAAACCCGATGACGAGGCACTCATGGAGTCGTTCACCGTCGTTCGGGACGTCGCGCCCGATGCGTTCCTCTACGGCAACATCGGTGCGGCACAGCTCGCGGAGTACGGCGTCGAAGGCGTCGAACGAGCAGTCGAGATGATCGACGCCGACGCGATGGCGATTCACCTCAACTTCCTACAGGAAGCCGCACAGCCGGAAGGCGATATCGACGCGCGGGACTGTCTCCAGCAGGTCGAAACGGTCGCGTCCGAGCTGAGCGTCCCCGTCATCGTCAAGGAGACGGGGAGCGGGATTTCGAACGCGACCGCACGGCGGCTTACCGACGCCGGTGCCGACGTCCTCGACGTTGCGGGCAAGGGCGGAACGACGTGGTCCGGCGTCGAGGCGTATCGGGCGAGTGCGGTCGGTGCGGACCGTCACGCGAAGATCGGGAACCTGTTCCGGAGTTGGGGGATTCCGACCGCCGTCAGCACCGTCGAAGCCGCGAACGCACACTCCTGTGTCGTCGCCAGTGGCGGCGTCAGGTCCGGACTCGATATCGCCAAAGCGATCGCACTGGGCGCACAGGCGGGCGGCCTGGCGAAACCGTTCCTCCAACCGGCGGGCCGCGGGTCCGAAGCGGTTATCGACCTGATCGGCGACCTCCGCGCGGAACTGACGACCGCGATGTTCGTTTCTGGGTCGAGTTCCGTCGCGGAGTTACAGGAGACGGAGTACGTCCTCCTCGGTCGAACCAAGGAGTTCATCGACCAACGTCGAGACGGTGGACAATAG
- a CDS encoding SH3 domain-containing protein: MDNSAVNPDESGTYRVTEAHESEFPDPITVSKGDEIEVSERDTEWDGWLWCVDSAGREGWIPASYVSCRNGTGTCLADYTATELTVSVGEQVVSHGSLGGWQWCETPDGAEGWIPSRNLRKT; encoded by the coding sequence GTGGACAATAGCGCCGTGAACCCCGACGAGAGCGGAACGTATCGAGTGACCGAGGCGCACGAGTCCGAGTTCCCCGATCCGATCACGGTTTCGAAGGGCGACGAAATCGAAGTGAGTGAACGGGATACCGAGTGGGACGGTTGGCTCTGGTGTGTCGATTCGGCGGGCAGGGAGGGATGGATACCCGCGTCGTACGTCTCGTGTCGAAACGGGACCGGAACCTGTCTCGCCGACTACACCGCCACCGAACTGACGGTCTCGGTCGGCGAACAGGTCGTCTCACACGGGTCCCTTGGCGGGTGGCAGTGGTGTGAAACGCCGGATGGCGCAGAGGGGTGGATCCCATCGCGGAACCTTCGAAAAACGTGA
- a CDS encoding thioesterase family protein — MDEFGYTTDIEVRYRDLDTMGHVNNAIYVTFLEQSRVDYFEDVLGISPTDISGVIAHLEIDYLRSITAEDDVTVAMRVTDMGTTSVTMEQEIRAGGEPAATAEIVQVVFDENGEEPRPIPSEWRDRIATHEGL; from the coding sequence ATGGACGAGTTCGGCTACACGACGGACATCGAAGTACGCTATCGTGACCTCGACACGATGGGACACGTCAACAACGCCATCTACGTGACGTTCCTCGAACAGTCGCGAGTCGATTACTTCGAGGACGTTCTCGGCATCTCACCCACCGACATCTCCGGCGTCATCGCCCATCTCGAAATCGATTATCTCCGGTCGATCACGGCCGAGGACGACGTAACCGTCGCCATGCGCGTCACGGACATGGGCACCACCAGCGTCACGATGGAACAGGAGATTCGCGCGGGGGGCGAACCGGCCGCCACCGCCGAAATCGTGCAGGTCGTGTTCGACGAGAACGGGGAGGAACCGCGACCCATCCCATCCGAGTGGCGCGACAGGATCGCCACGCACGAAGGACTCTGA
- a CDS encoding DUF420 domain-containing protein: MNTTVRNNVPTLTALLSIVSLALVFGAVLGVVPEHAIPRAPNSFLAAIPHLNAAISVAAIAIISAAWHAIQQGHLLRHRTGMMTGLVLFVAFLGLYLYRVSLEGPTEFPGPKAVKQFVYLPILAIHMVLAMVCIPLLYYVLLLALSHPVSELPNTNHPRVGRIAASLWLTSFALGVVVYGLLYVVY, encoded by the coding sequence GTGAACACGACTGTCCGAAACAACGTCCCGACGCTGACCGCGCTCCTGAGCATCGTCTCGCTCGCGCTGGTGTTCGGTGCCGTACTGGGTGTCGTCCCCGAACACGCCATTCCCCGCGCGCCGAACTCGTTCCTCGCCGCGATTCCTCACCTCAACGCCGCCATCAGCGTGGCGGCCATCGCCATCATCAGCGCGGCGTGGCACGCGATTCAACAGGGTCACCTCCTGCGCCACCGGACCGGGATGATGACCGGCCTCGTCCTGTTCGTCGCCTTCCTCGGCCTCTACCTGTACCGAGTGTCGCTCGAAGGACCGACCGAGTTCCCCGGGCCGAAGGCCGTCAAACAGTTCGTCTATCTGCCGATACTGGCGATACACATGGTTCTCGCCATGGTCTGTATCCCGCTGCTCTACTACGTACTGTTGCTCGCGCTGTCCCATCCCGTGAGCGAACTCCCGAACACCAACCACCCTCGCGTGGGACGAATCGCGGCGTCGTTGTGGCTCACCTCCTTCGCGTTGGGCGTGGTCGTTTACGGATTGTTGTACGTGGTGTACTGA
- the purF gene encoding amidophosphoribosyltransferase, with protein MSSGRDGDLGGPTEKCGVVGASLAGRDAARPLYYSLYALQHRGQESAGIVTHDGFQQHDHVSMGLVGDAFAEEDIDDLKGSAGIGHVRYPTAGSVDKSCAQPFTVSFKSGSLALSHNGNLVNSEEIRDELAGKGHAFTSDGDTEVIAHDLARNLLEEDLVRAVKRTMNRIHGSYSLAIMHDETVLGVRDPEGNRPLVIGKVDDGYVVASESAAIDTIDGELVRDVRPGELVVLQPNGEGYDTYQLVEPEGTAHCFFEHVYFARPDSIIDDNLVYEVRRELGRKLWEESGIESDVVMPVPDSGRAFASGYAEAAQEDGSGVEFAEGLMKNRYVGRTFIMPTQDERERAVRLKLNPIKSTVEGRTVTIIDDSIVRGTTSTQLIQLLKDCGAEEVHMRIGAPPIVAPCYMGINMATREELIASDKSVEEIRETIAADSLAYLSKEAIADALSVSQTDLCLGCVTGSYPYDIDDEETDRDVKRPVIEGASD; from the coding sequence ATGTCAAGTGGCCGGGATGGAGACCTCGGCGGACCGACCGAGAAATGTGGCGTCGTCGGCGCGTCACTCGCCGGTCGGGACGCTGCTCGCCCCCTCTACTACTCGCTGTACGCCCTCCAGCATCGCGGGCAGGAGTCGGCAGGCATCGTCACACACGACGGCTTCCAACAACACGACCACGTCTCGATGGGTCTCGTCGGAGACGCCTTCGCCGAGGAGGACATCGACGACCTGAAGGGAAGCGCCGGAATCGGCCACGTTCGCTATCCGACCGCCGGAAGCGTGGACAAGAGCTGTGCACAACCCTTCACCGTCTCGTTCAAGAGCGGATCACTCGCGCTCTCGCACAACGGCAACCTCGTCAACTCCGAAGAGATTCGCGACGAACTCGCGGGGAAGGGCCACGCCTTCACGTCCGACGGTGACACGGAAGTCATCGCCCACGACCTCGCGCGCAACCTCCTCGAAGAGGACCTCGTGCGTGCGGTCAAGCGAACGATGAACCGGATTCACGGCTCCTACTCGCTCGCCATCATGCACGACGAGACGGTGCTCGGCGTGCGCGACCCGGAAGGAAATCGACCGCTCGTCATCGGCAAGGTCGATGATGGCTACGTCGTCGCCTCCGAATCGGCGGCCATCGACACCATCGACGGCGAACTCGTCCGCGACGTCCGTCCCGGCGAACTCGTGGTGTTACAGCCGAACGGCGAGGGCTACGACACCTACCAACTCGTCGAACCCGAAGGAACCGCCCACTGCTTTTTCGAACACGTCTACTTCGCCCGTCCGGACAGCATCATCGACGACAACCTCGTGTACGAGGTGCGCCGCGAATTAGGGCGAAAGCTCTGGGAGGAAAGCGGCATCGAGAGCGACGTGGTGATGCCCGTTCCCGACTCCGGGCGCGCGTTCGCCTCCGGATACGCCGAGGCCGCACAGGAGGACGGGTCGGGCGTCGAGTTCGCGGAGGGGCTGATGAAAAACCGCTATGTGGGCCGGACGTTCATCATGCCCACACAGGACGAACGCGAACGCGCGGTCCGTCTGAAACTCAACCCCATCAAATCGACCGTCGAGGGTCGCACCGTCACCATCATCGACGACAGCATCGTCCGCGGGACGACTTCGACCCAACTCATCCAACTGCTCAAGGACTGCGGAGCCGAGGAAGTCCACATGCGAATCGGCGCGCCGCCCATCGTCGCGCCCTGCTACATGGGCATCAACATGGCCACCCGAGAGGAACTCATCGCCTCCGACAAGTCCGTCGAGGAGATACGGGAGACCATCGCCGCCGACAGCCTCGCCTATCTCTCGAAGGAAGCCATCGCCGACGCGCTTTCGGTCTCGCAGACCGACCTCTGTCTCGGCTGTGTCACCGGAAGCTATCCGTACGACATCGACGACGAGGAGACCGACCGTGATGTGAAGCGCCCCGTTATCGAGGGTGCGAGCGACTGA
- a CDS encoding 50S ribosomal protein L37e, protein MTGAGTPSQGKKNKTTHVKCRRCGEKSYHVRKGVCSSCGFGKSSKRRDYEWQSRAGDN, encoded by the coding sequence ATGACTGGTGCAGGAACTCCAAGCCAGGGCAAGAAGAACAAAACGACGCACGTGAAATGCCGCCGTTGCGGTGAGAAATCGTATCACGTGAGAAAAGGCGTTTGCTCGTCGTGCGGCTTCGGTAAATCGAGCAAACGGCGCGACTACGAGTGGCAGAGTCGAGCCGGCGACAACTAA
- a CDS encoding LSM domain-containing protein — protein MSGRPLDVLEASLNSAVTVQLKGGEEYTGTLTGYDQHMNLVIEDEDTTIIRGDNVVSITP, from the coding sequence ATGAGCGGACGACCACTCGACGTTCTCGAAGCGTCGTTGAACTCGGCAGTGACAGTACAGCTGAAAGGTGGAGAGGAGTACACTGGTACGCTTACGGGCTACGACCAGCACATGAACCTCGTCATCGAAGACGAAGACACAACCATTATACGCGGCGATAACGTCGTTTCGATTACTCCATGA
- a CDS encoding M20/M25/M40 family metallo-hydrolase → MDEKQRGFLESLLTTPSPSGFEVEGQRVWVEYVSEFADEVRTDEYGNAVAVVEGNGPEIAFAGHADQIGLIVAGVDEDGFLRIDRIGGTDRTVTKGQHVEVHTANGVVNGVVGQRAIHLRDPEDDEFEDIVEQHVDIGAESEAEAEKLVDVGDPITFEATVKDLRGTRVAGPGIDNRVGTWVAAEALRRAAERDVDATVYAVSTVQEELGLQGAKMVGFDLNPDAIVAIDVTHAMDSPDVDGEDQFSDLTIDLGGGPVVARGSANHPEVVAAVREAAEDAEIPVQLQAAGIYTGTDADAFFTARGGTPSLNLGLPNRYMHTPVEVIDTDDLDASADLLAEFAVGASGRDGFSVDI, encoded by the coding sequence ATGGACGAAAAACAACGCGGGTTTTTGGAGTCCCTGTTGACGACGCCCAGTCCGTCCGGATTCGAAGTGGAAGGCCAACGCGTGTGGGTCGAGTACGTTTCCGAGTTCGCGGACGAGGTTCGGACCGACGAGTACGGCAACGCCGTCGCCGTCGTCGAAGGGAACGGACCGGAAATCGCGTTTGCGGGCCACGCCGACCAGATCGGTCTCATCGTCGCCGGAGTCGACGAGGACGGCTTCCTCCGTATCGACCGGATCGGTGGCACCGACCGAACCGTGACGAAGGGCCAGCACGTCGAAGTGCACACTGCTAACGGCGTGGTCAACGGCGTCGTCGGTCAACGCGCGATTCACCTGCGCGACCCCGAGGACGACGAGTTCGAGGACATCGTGGAACAACACGTCGATATCGGTGCCGAGAGCGAAGCGGAGGCCGAGAAACTGGTCGACGTGGGCGACCCGATCACGTTCGAGGCGACCGTCAAGGACCTGCGCGGGACGCGAGTCGCCGGGCCGGGAATCGACAACCGCGTCGGAACGTGGGTCGCCGCCGAGGCGCTCCGCCGAGCGGCGGAACGCGACGTGGATGCGACGGTGTACGCCGTGAGTACGGTTCAAGAGGAACTCGGATTGCAGGGCGCGAAGATGGTCGGGTTCGATCTGAATCCGGACGCCATCGTCGCCATCGACGTGACACACGCGATGGACAGCCCCGACGTCGATGGGGAAGACCAGTTCTCCGACCTCACCATCGACCTCGGCGGTGGGCCGGTCGTCGCACGCGGGAGCGCCAACCACCCCGAAGTCGTCGCCGCAGTGCGTGAGGCGGCCGAGGACGCCGAAATCCCCGTCCAACTGCAAGCCGCCGGAATCTACACGGGAACGGACGCGGACGCCTTCTTCACCGCCCGTGGCGGCACCCCGTCGCTCAACCTCGGACTCCCGAACCGCTACATGCACACGCCCGTCGAAGTCATCGACACGGACGATCTGGACGCGTCGGCCGACCTGCTGGCAGAATTTGCGGTAGGGGCGAGCGGTCGAGACGGATTTTCGGTCGATATCTGA
- a CDS encoding zinc-dependent metalloprotease: MNLYRSVRAVTGASGTGPIDWTAVADAAKAATDPGSIDLSPAEQDGYATDVRDARNRVREVSGVSFDVPSTVEIQNRHHWIDANIATFERVMEPIEEYGPDVLPGIARVVNTGTMTFMLSLLGNNVLGQYDPLLLAEGDDHALYFVHPNIARTAEELEVDADRFRRWIAFHEVTHAAEFGAAPWLSDYLESEMESGIEALAHGEVDRDAFQQLDTAMTAVEGYAELLMDEAFDDEYEDLREKIEARRKGMNPLSKLMRRMLGLGMKRRQYERGKAFFEHIVSARSVEVATRVWEKPDNLPTDDELEHPERWLARV; the protein is encoded by the coding sequence GTGAATCTTTACCGTAGCGTCCGTGCCGTCACCGGCGCATCCGGAACCGGCCCCATCGATTGGACGGCGGTGGCCGACGCAGCGAAGGCGGCGACGGACCCCGGCTCGATAGACCTCTCACCTGCGGAGCAGGACGGCTATGCGACCGACGTGCGCGACGCCCGAAACCGCGTCCGTGAAGTCTCCGGCGTCTCCTTCGACGTTCCGAGCACCGTCGAAATCCAGAACCGTCACCATTGGATCGACGCGAACATCGCCACGTTCGAACGCGTGATGGAACCCATCGAAGAGTACGGCCCAGACGTGCTTCCCGGGATCGCTCGCGTCGTCAACACGGGAACCATGACGTTCATGCTCTCCCTCCTCGGCAACAACGTCCTCGGCCAGTACGACCCGCTCCTGCTCGCCGAAGGCGACGACCACGCGCTCTACTTCGTCCATCCCAACATCGCCCGTACCGCGGAGGAGTTGGAAGTCGATGCCGACCGCTTCCGCCGTTGGATCGCCTTCCACGAGGTCACGCACGCCGCCGAATTCGGCGCGGCCCCGTGGCTCTCGGATTATCTCGAATCGGAGATGGAATCCGGCATCGAGGCGCTCGCCCACGGAGAGGTGGACCGCGATGCGTTCCAACAACTCGACACCGCCATGACCGCCGTCGAGGGCTACGCCGAACTCCTCATGGACGAGGCCTTCGACGACGAGTACGAGGACCTCCGCGAGAAGATCGAAGCCCGGCGGAAGGGAATGAACCCGCTCTCGAAGCTCATGCGTCGCATGCTCGGCCTCGGCATGAAACGCCGACAGTACGAGCGTGGGAAGGCCTTCTTCGAACACATCGTCTCGGCGCGGAGCGTCGAAGTCGCGACTCGCGTCTGGGAGAAACCGGACAACCTCCCGACCGACGACGAACTCGAACACCCGGAACGCTGGCTGGCACGAGTCTGA